One Malus sylvestris chromosome 14, drMalSylv7.2, whole genome shotgun sequence DNA segment encodes these proteins:
- the LOC126600873 gene encoding ubiquitin C-terminal hydrolase 12-like isoform X6, with the protein MTMMTPAPLDQQEDEEMLVPHSDVVEGPQPMEAQVEPASTVDSQPVEDPPTMKFTWTIENFTRLNTKKHYSDTFVVGGYKWRILIFPKGNNVDYLSMYLDVADSGTLPYGWSRYAHFSLAVVNQIHTKYSIRKDTQHQFNARESDWGFTSFMLLGDLYDLSRGYLVNDTVVVEAEVAVRKVLDYWSYDSKKETGYVGLKNQGATCYMNSLLQTLYHIPYFRKAVYHMPTTENDMPSGSIPLALQSLFYKLQYNDSSVATKELTKSFGWDTYDSFMQHDVQELNRVLCEKLEDKMKGTVVEGTIQQLFEGHHMNYIECINVDYKSTRKESFYDLQLDVKGCRDVYASFDKYVEVERLEGDNKYHAEEHGLQDAKKGVLFIDFPPVLQLQLKRFEYDFMRDTMVKINDRYEFPLQLDLDRENGKYLSPDSDKSVRNLYTLHSVLVHSGGVHGGHYYAFIRPTLSDQWYKFDDERVTKEDVKRALEEQYGGEEELPQTNPGFNNTPFKFTKYSNAYMLVYIRDSDKDKIICNVDEKDIAEHLRIRLKKEQEEKEDKRRYKAQAHLYTIIKVARDEDLTEQIGRDIYFDLVDHDKVHSFRIQKQMPFNLFKEEVAKAFGIPVQFQRFWIWAKRQNHTYRPNRPLTPQEETQSVGQLREVSNKTNNAELKLFLEVAFGLDLRPIPPLDKTKEDILLFFKLYEPEKRELRFVGRFFVKSSSKPAEILGKLNQLAGFAPEEEIELYEEIKFEPCIMCEHLDKKTSFRLSQIEDGDIICFQKSTPLKSEEECKYPDVPSFLEYVHNRQVVHFRSLEKPKEEDFSLELSKQHTYDDVVEKLARQIGLDDPTKIRLTAHNCYSQQPKPQPIKFRGVEHLTDMLVHYNQSSDILYYEVLDIPLPELQGLKNLKVAFHHATKDEVVIHNIRLPKQSTVGDVINVLKTKVELSHPNAELRLLEVFYHKIYKIFPHGEKIENINDQYWTLRAEEIPEEEKNLGLHDRLIHVYHFTKDTAQNQMQVQNFGEPFFLVIHEGETLAEVKERIQKKLQVPDEEFTKWKFAFLSLGRPEYLQDSDVVSSRFQRRDVYGAWEQYLGLEHSDNAPKRAYAANQNRHTYEKPVKIYN; encoded by the exons ATGACTATGATGACCCCTGCACCATTAGAT CAGCAAGAGGACGAAGAGATGCTTGTGCCGCACTCGGATGTGGTCGAAGGCCCTCAGCCTATGGaag CCCAAGTGGAGCCAGCTAGTACAGTTGATAGTCAGCCAGTGGAGGATCCTCCAACGATGAAATTCACTTGGACAATTGAGAATTTTACTAGGTTGAACACCAAGAAGCACTACTCTGACACATTCGTTGTTGGCGGCTATAAATG GCGGATATTGATATTTCCCAAGGGAAACAATGTGGACTACTTGTCAATGTATTTGGATGTGGCAGATTCTGGGACATTGCCATATGGATGGAGTAGATATGCGCACTTCAGCTTGGCTGTAGTTAATCAGATCCATACCAAGTACTCAATAAGAAAGG ACACACAACACCAGTTCAACGCAAGAGAAAGTGACTGGGGATTCACTTCCTTCATGCTTCTTGGTGATCTCTATGACCTGAGTAGGGGATATCTGGTGAACGATACAGTTGTGGTTGAAGCTGAGGTTGCTGTCCGTAAGGTTCTTGATTACTGGTCATATGACTCGAAAAAGGAAACTGGTTATGTTGGGCTCAAGAATCAGGGAGCAACTTGTTATATGAATTCTCTTCTCCAGACTTTGTACCATATACCGTACTTCAGAAAG GCCGTGTATCATATGCCAACAACTGAGAATGACATGCCTTCAGGAAGCATTCCTTTGGCACTACAAAGTTTGTTCTATAAGCTTCAATACAATGACAGCAGTGTTGCAACCAAAGAATTGACCAAGTCCTTTGGATGGGATACATATGATTCTTTTATGCAACATGATGTGCAGGAACTTAATAGAGTTCTTTGTGAAAAGCTTGAAGATAAAATGAAG GGAACTGTTGTGGAGGGTACAATACAGCAGTTGTTTGAAGGACATCACATGAATTACATTGAATGCATCAACGTGGACTACAAATCTACAAGAAAAGAATCATTTTATG ACCTCCAGCTTGATGTGAAAGGCTGCCGGGATGTTTATGCTTCATTTGACAAGTATGTGGAAGTTGAACGTCTAGAGGGTGACAATAAATACCACGCCGAAGAACATGGTTTGCAG GATGCTAAGAAGGGTGTCCTATTTATTGACTTCCCTCCCGTTCTTCAACTTCAGTTAAAGCGATTTGAGTATGATTTTATGCGGGACACAATGGTTAAG ATAAATGATCGCTATGAATTTCCTCTCCAACTTGACCTTGATAGGGAGAATGGAAAATATCTATCACCTGACTCAGATAAGAGTGTTCGCAACCTCTACACCCTTCATAG TGTCTTGGTTCATAGTGGTGGGGTGCATGGTGGACATTACTACGCTTTCATCAGACCAACCCTCTCTGACCAGTG GTACAAATTTGATGATGAACGTGTGACAAAAGAGGATGTGAAGAGGGCTTTAGAAGAGCAGTATGGTGGTGAGGAAGAG TTGCCACAGACCAATCCTGGCTTCAATAATACTCCTTTCAAATTTACAAAGTACTCAAATGCATACATGCTTGTGTATATACGGGATagtgataaggacaaaataatatGTAACGTGGATGAGAAAGACATAGCCGAACATCTAAGG ATAAGGTTGAAGAAAGAACAAGAAGAGAAAGAGGACAAAAGGAGATATAAGGCACAAGCACACCTCTATACAATTATTAAG GTTGCTCGAGATGAGGATCTGACAGAACAAATTGGAAGGGATATTTATTTTGACCTTGTGGACCATGACAAAGTTCATAGTTTCCGTATTCAGAAACAAATGCCCTTTAATCTTTTCAAG GAGGAGGTTGCAAAAGCGTTTGGCATACCAGTGCAGTTTCAGCGTTTCTGGATTTGGGCCAAGAGACAAAACCACACATATCGCCCCAATCGACCATTGACACCTCAGGAAGAAACACAATCG GTTGGACAATTGAGAGAggtatcaaataaaacaaacaatGCAGAGCTAAAGCTGTTTTTGGAAGTAGCATTTGGGCTG GATCTACGTCCTATTCCTCCGCTTGACAAAACCAAGGAAGatattcttcttttctttaaGCTTTATGAGCCTGAGAAACGAGAACTACG TTTTGTTGGTAGGTTTTTCGTGAAGAGTTCTAGTAAGCCAGCAGAGATTTTAGGAAAATTAAATCAACTGGCTGGTTTTGCCCCTGAGGAAGAAATTGAACTTTATGAG GAAATTAAGTTTGAGCCTTGTATCATGTGCGAACACCTTGACAAGAAGACCTCATTTCGATTAAGTCAG ATTGAAGATGGGGATATTATTTGCTTTCAGAAGTCTACTCCTCTTAAAAGTGAAGAAGAATGTAAATATCCTGATGTTCCTTCGTTTTTGGAATATGTACACAATCGCCAG GTTGTTCATTTCCGTTCTTTGGAGAAACCTAAGGAGGAGGATTTCAGTTTAGAATT GTCAAAGCAACACACTTACGATGATGTGGTGGAGAAGTTGGCTCGCCAAATTGGTTTGGATGATCCCACCAAAATCAGACTCACTGCACATAACTGCTATTCTCAGCAACCTAAGCCTCAACCAATTAAATTTCGGGGAGTAGAGCATTTAACTGATATGTTAGTTCATTACAATCAA AGCTCTGATATTTTGTATTATGAAGTCTTGGACATCCCCCTGCCAGAATTGCAAGGCCTAAAAAATCTAAAAGTTGCTTTTCATCATGCTacaaaagatgag GTGGTGATTCACAATATTAGATTGCCCAAACAGAGCACTGTAGGGGATGTGATTAATGTACTTAAAACGAAG GTAGAACTGTCTCATCCAAACGCAGAACTCCGACTGCTTGAGGTTTTCTATCACAAGATCTACAAG ATCTTCCCACATGGTGAGAAAATTGAGAATATAAATGACCAGTACTGGACTTTGCGTGCAGAGGAG ATtccagaagaagagaaaaacttGGGTCTCCATGATCGCTTGATTCATGTTTACCACTTTACAAAGGACACTGCACAGAACCAGATG CAAGTACAAAATTTTGGGGAACCTTTCTTCTTGGTCATCCATGAAGGTGAAACTTTAGCTGAAGTTAAAGAACGGatacaaaaaaaattgcagGTCCCCGATGAGGAGTTCACCAAG TGGAAGTTTGCATTCTTGTCACTTGGTCGTCCAGAGTACTTGCAGGATTCTGATGTTGTTTCCAGCCGTTTTCAG AGAAGAGATGTTTATGGTGCATGGGAGCAGTACCTTGGGTTGGAGCACTCTGATAATGCTCCTAAGAGAGCTTATGCAGCAAATCAG AACCGTCACACATATGAGAAGCCGGTTAAAATATACAACTAA
- the LOC126600873 gene encoding ubiquitin C-terminal hydrolase 12-like isoform X4 produces MTMMTPAPLDQQEDEEMLVPHSDVVEGPQPMEVAQVEPASTVDSQPVEDPPTMKFTWTIENFTRLNTKKHYSDTFVVGGYKWRILIFPKGNNVDYLSMYLDVADSGTLPYGWSRYAHFSLAVVNQIHTKYSIRKDTQHQFNARESDWGFTSFMLLGDLYDLSRGYLVNDTVVVEAEVAVRKVLDYWSYDSKKETGYVGLKNQGATCYMNSLLQTLYHIPYFRKAVYHMPTTENDMPSGSIPLALQSLFYKLQYNDSSVATKELTKSFGWDTYDSFMQHDVQELNRVLCEKLEDKMKGTVVEGTIQQLFEGHHMNYIECINVDYKSTRKESFYDLQLDVKGCRDVYASFDKYVEVERLEGDNKYHAEEHGLQDAKKGVLFIDFPPVLQLQLKRFEYDFMRDTMVKINDRYEFPLQLDLDRENGKYLSPDSDKSVRNLYTLHSVLVHSGGVHGGHYYAFIRPTLSDQWYKFDDERVTKEDVKRALEEQYGGEEELPQTNPGFNNTPFKFTKYSNAYMLVYIRDSDKDKIICNVDEKDIAEHLRIRLKKEQEEKEDKRRYKAQAHLYTIIKVARDEDLTEQIGRDIYFDLVDHDKVHSFRIQKQMPFNLFKEEVAKAFGIPVQFQRFWIWAKRQNHTYRPNRPLTPQEETQSVGQLREVSNKTNNAELKLFLEVAFGLDLRPIPPLDKTKEDILLFFKLYEPEKRELRFVGRFFVKSSSKPAEILGKLNQLAGFAPEEEIELYEEIKFEPCIMCEHLDKKTSFRLSQIEDGDIICFQKSTPLKSEEECKYPDVPSFLEYVHNRQVVHFRSLEKPKEEDFSLELSKQHTYDDVVEKLARQIGLDDPTKIRLTAHNCYSQQPKPQPIKFRGVEHLTDMLVHYNQSSDILYYEVLDIPLPELQGLKNLKVAFHHATKDEVVIHNIRLPKQSTVGDVINVLKTKVELSHPNAELRLLEVFYHKIYKIFPHGEKIENINDQYWTLRAEEIPEEEKNLGLHDRLIHVYHFTKDTAQNQMQVQNFGEPFFLVIHEGETLAEVKERIQKKLQVPDEEFTKWKFAFLSLGRPEYLQDSDVVSSRFQRRDVYGAWEQYLGLEHSDNAPKRAYAANQNRHTYEKPVKIYN; encoded by the exons ATGACTATGATGACCCCTGCACCATTAGAT CAGCAAGAGGACGAAGAGATGCTTGTGCCGCACTCGGATGTGGTCGAAGGCCCTCAGCCTATGGaag TAGCCCAAGTGGAGCCAGCTAGTACAGTTGATAGTCAGCCAGTGGAGGATCCTCCAACGATGAAATTCACTTGGACAATTGAGAATTTTACTAGGTTGAACACCAAGAAGCACTACTCTGACACATTCGTTGTTGGCGGCTATAAATG GCGGATATTGATATTTCCCAAGGGAAACAATGTGGACTACTTGTCAATGTATTTGGATGTGGCAGATTCTGGGACATTGCCATATGGATGGAGTAGATATGCGCACTTCAGCTTGGCTGTAGTTAATCAGATCCATACCAAGTACTCAATAAGAAAGG ACACACAACACCAGTTCAACGCAAGAGAAAGTGACTGGGGATTCACTTCCTTCATGCTTCTTGGTGATCTCTATGACCTGAGTAGGGGATATCTGGTGAACGATACAGTTGTGGTTGAAGCTGAGGTTGCTGTCCGTAAGGTTCTTGATTACTGGTCATATGACTCGAAAAAGGAAACTGGTTATGTTGGGCTCAAGAATCAGGGAGCAACTTGTTATATGAATTCTCTTCTCCAGACTTTGTACCATATACCGTACTTCAGAAAG GCCGTGTATCATATGCCAACAACTGAGAATGACATGCCTTCAGGAAGCATTCCTTTGGCACTACAAAGTTTGTTCTATAAGCTTCAATACAATGACAGCAGTGTTGCAACCAAAGAATTGACCAAGTCCTTTGGATGGGATACATATGATTCTTTTATGCAACATGATGTGCAGGAACTTAATAGAGTTCTTTGTGAAAAGCTTGAAGATAAAATGAAG GGAACTGTTGTGGAGGGTACAATACAGCAGTTGTTTGAAGGACATCACATGAATTACATTGAATGCATCAACGTGGACTACAAATCTACAAGAAAAGAATCATTTTATG ACCTCCAGCTTGATGTGAAAGGCTGCCGGGATGTTTATGCTTCATTTGACAAGTATGTGGAAGTTGAACGTCTAGAGGGTGACAATAAATACCACGCCGAAGAACATGGTTTGCAG GATGCTAAGAAGGGTGTCCTATTTATTGACTTCCCTCCCGTTCTTCAACTTCAGTTAAAGCGATTTGAGTATGATTTTATGCGGGACACAATGGTTAAG ATAAATGATCGCTATGAATTTCCTCTCCAACTTGACCTTGATAGGGAGAATGGAAAATATCTATCACCTGACTCAGATAAGAGTGTTCGCAACCTCTACACCCTTCATAG TGTCTTGGTTCATAGTGGTGGGGTGCATGGTGGACATTACTACGCTTTCATCAGACCAACCCTCTCTGACCAGTG GTACAAATTTGATGATGAACGTGTGACAAAAGAGGATGTGAAGAGGGCTTTAGAAGAGCAGTATGGTGGTGAGGAAGAG TTGCCACAGACCAATCCTGGCTTCAATAATACTCCTTTCAAATTTACAAAGTACTCAAATGCATACATGCTTGTGTATATACGGGATagtgataaggacaaaataatatGTAACGTGGATGAGAAAGACATAGCCGAACATCTAAGG ATAAGGTTGAAGAAAGAACAAGAAGAGAAAGAGGACAAAAGGAGATATAAGGCACAAGCACACCTCTATACAATTATTAAG GTTGCTCGAGATGAGGATCTGACAGAACAAATTGGAAGGGATATTTATTTTGACCTTGTGGACCATGACAAAGTTCATAGTTTCCGTATTCAGAAACAAATGCCCTTTAATCTTTTCAAG GAGGAGGTTGCAAAAGCGTTTGGCATACCAGTGCAGTTTCAGCGTTTCTGGATTTGGGCCAAGAGACAAAACCACACATATCGCCCCAATCGACCATTGACACCTCAGGAAGAAACACAATCG GTTGGACAATTGAGAGAggtatcaaataaaacaaacaatGCAGAGCTAAAGCTGTTTTTGGAAGTAGCATTTGGGCTG GATCTACGTCCTATTCCTCCGCTTGACAAAACCAAGGAAGatattcttcttttctttaaGCTTTATGAGCCTGAGAAACGAGAACTACG TTTTGTTGGTAGGTTTTTCGTGAAGAGTTCTAGTAAGCCAGCAGAGATTTTAGGAAAATTAAATCAACTGGCTGGTTTTGCCCCTGAGGAAGAAATTGAACTTTATGAG GAAATTAAGTTTGAGCCTTGTATCATGTGCGAACACCTTGACAAGAAGACCTCATTTCGATTAAGTCAG ATTGAAGATGGGGATATTATTTGCTTTCAGAAGTCTACTCCTCTTAAAAGTGAAGAAGAATGTAAATATCCTGATGTTCCTTCGTTTTTGGAATATGTACACAATCGCCAG GTTGTTCATTTCCGTTCTTTGGAGAAACCTAAGGAGGAGGATTTCAGTTTAGAATT GTCAAAGCAACACACTTACGATGATGTGGTGGAGAAGTTGGCTCGCCAAATTGGTTTGGATGATCCCACCAAAATCAGACTCACTGCACATAACTGCTATTCTCAGCAACCTAAGCCTCAACCAATTAAATTTCGGGGAGTAGAGCATTTAACTGATATGTTAGTTCATTACAATCAA AGCTCTGATATTTTGTATTATGAAGTCTTGGACATCCCCCTGCCAGAATTGCAAGGCCTAAAAAATCTAAAAGTTGCTTTTCATCATGCTacaaaagatgag GTGGTGATTCACAATATTAGATTGCCCAAACAGAGCACTGTAGGGGATGTGATTAATGTACTTAAAACGAAG GTAGAACTGTCTCATCCAAACGCAGAACTCCGACTGCTTGAGGTTTTCTATCACAAGATCTACAAG ATCTTCCCACATGGTGAGAAAATTGAGAATATAAATGACCAGTACTGGACTTTGCGTGCAGAGGAG ATtccagaagaagagaaaaacttGGGTCTCCATGATCGCTTGATTCATGTTTACCACTTTACAAAGGACACTGCACAGAACCAGATG CAAGTACAAAATTTTGGGGAACCTTTCTTCTTGGTCATCCATGAAGGTGAAACTTTAGCTGAAGTTAAAGAACGGatacaaaaaaaattgcagGTCCCCGATGAGGAGTTCACCAAG TGGAAGTTTGCATTCTTGTCACTTGGTCGTCCAGAGTACTTGCAGGATTCTGATGTTGTTTCCAGCCGTTTTCAG AGAAGAGATGTTTATGGTGCATGGGAGCAGTACCTTGGGTTGGAGCACTCTGATAATGCTCCTAAGAGAGCTTATGCAGCAAATCAG AACCGTCACACATATGAGAAGCCGGTTAAAATATACAACTAA
- the LOC126600873 gene encoding ubiquitin C-terminal hydrolase 12-like isoform X1: MTMMTPAPLDQQQQEDEEMLVPHSDVVEGPQPMEVAQVEPASTVDSQPVEDPPTMKFTWTIENFTRLNTKKHYSDTFVVGGYKWRILIFPKGNNVDYLSMYLDVADSGTLPYGWSRYAHFSLAVVNQIHTKYSIRKDTQHQFNARESDWGFTSFMLLGDLYDLSRGYLVNDTVVVEAEVAVRKVLDYWSYDSKKETGYVGLKNQGATCYMNSLLQTLYHIPYFRKAVYHMPTTENDMPSGSIPLALQSLFYKLQYNDSSVATKELTKSFGWDTYDSFMQHDVQELNRVLCEKLEDKMKGTVVEGTIQQLFEGHHMNYIECINVDYKSTRKESFYDLQLDVKGCRDVYASFDKYVEVERLEGDNKYHAEEHGLQDAKKGVLFIDFPPVLQLQLKRFEYDFMRDTMVKINDRYEFPLQLDLDRENGKYLSPDSDKSVRNLYTLHSVLVHSGGVHGGHYYAFIRPTLSDQWYKFDDERVTKEDVKRALEEQYGGEEELPQTNPGFNNTPFKFTKYSNAYMLVYIRDSDKDKIICNVDEKDIAEHLRIRLKKEQEEKEDKRRYKAQAHLYTIIKVARDEDLTEQIGRDIYFDLVDHDKVHSFRIQKQMPFNLFKEEVAKAFGIPVQFQRFWIWAKRQNHTYRPNRPLTPQEETQSVGQLREVSNKTNNAELKLFLEVAFGLDLRPIPPLDKTKEDILLFFKLYEPEKRELRFVGRFFVKSSSKPAEILGKLNQLAGFAPEEEIELYEEIKFEPCIMCEHLDKKTSFRLSQIEDGDIICFQKSTPLKSEEECKYPDVPSFLEYVHNRQVVHFRSLEKPKEEDFSLELSKQHTYDDVVEKLARQIGLDDPTKIRLTAHNCYSQQPKPQPIKFRGVEHLTDMLVHYNQSSDILYYEVLDIPLPELQGLKNLKVAFHHATKDEVVIHNIRLPKQSTVGDVINVLKTKVELSHPNAELRLLEVFYHKIYKIFPHGEKIENINDQYWTLRAEEIPEEEKNLGLHDRLIHVYHFTKDTAQNQMQVQNFGEPFFLVIHEGETLAEVKERIQKKLQVPDEEFTKWKFAFLSLGRPEYLQDSDVVSSRFQRRDVYGAWEQYLGLEHSDNAPKRAYAANQNRHTYEKPVKIYN; encoded by the exons ATGACTATGATGACCCCTGCACCATTAGAT CAGCAGCAGCAAGAGGACGAAGAGATGCTTGTGCCGCACTCGGATGTGGTCGAAGGCCCTCAGCCTATGGaag TAGCCCAAGTGGAGCCAGCTAGTACAGTTGATAGTCAGCCAGTGGAGGATCCTCCAACGATGAAATTCACTTGGACAATTGAGAATTTTACTAGGTTGAACACCAAGAAGCACTACTCTGACACATTCGTTGTTGGCGGCTATAAATG GCGGATATTGATATTTCCCAAGGGAAACAATGTGGACTACTTGTCAATGTATTTGGATGTGGCAGATTCTGGGACATTGCCATATGGATGGAGTAGATATGCGCACTTCAGCTTGGCTGTAGTTAATCAGATCCATACCAAGTACTCAATAAGAAAGG ACACACAACACCAGTTCAACGCAAGAGAAAGTGACTGGGGATTCACTTCCTTCATGCTTCTTGGTGATCTCTATGACCTGAGTAGGGGATATCTGGTGAACGATACAGTTGTGGTTGAAGCTGAGGTTGCTGTCCGTAAGGTTCTTGATTACTGGTCATATGACTCGAAAAAGGAAACTGGTTATGTTGGGCTCAAGAATCAGGGAGCAACTTGTTATATGAATTCTCTTCTCCAGACTTTGTACCATATACCGTACTTCAGAAAG GCCGTGTATCATATGCCAACAACTGAGAATGACATGCCTTCAGGAAGCATTCCTTTGGCACTACAAAGTTTGTTCTATAAGCTTCAATACAATGACAGCAGTGTTGCAACCAAAGAATTGACCAAGTCCTTTGGATGGGATACATATGATTCTTTTATGCAACATGATGTGCAGGAACTTAATAGAGTTCTTTGTGAAAAGCTTGAAGATAAAATGAAG GGAACTGTTGTGGAGGGTACAATACAGCAGTTGTTTGAAGGACATCACATGAATTACATTGAATGCATCAACGTGGACTACAAATCTACAAGAAAAGAATCATTTTATG ACCTCCAGCTTGATGTGAAAGGCTGCCGGGATGTTTATGCTTCATTTGACAAGTATGTGGAAGTTGAACGTCTAGAGGGTGACAATAAATACCACGCCGAAGAACATGGTTTGCAG GATGCTAAGAAGGGTGTCCTATTTATTGACTTCCCTCCCGTTCTTCAACTTCAGTTAAAGCGATTTGAGTATGATTTTATGCGGGACACAATGGTTAAG ATAAATGATCGCTATGAATTTCCTCTCCAACTTGACCTTGATAGGGAGAATGGAAAATATCTATCACCTGACTCAGATAAGAGTGTTCGCAACCTCTACACCCTTCATAG TGTCTTGGTTCATAGTGGTGGGGTGCATGGTGGACATTACTACGCTTTCATCAGACCAACCCTCTCTGACCAGTG GTACAAATTTGATGATGAACGTGTGACAAAAGAGGATGTGAAGAGGGCTTTAGAAGAGCAGTATGGTGGTGAGGAAGAG TTGCCACAGACCAATCCTGGCTTCAATAATACTCCTTTCAAATTTACAAAGTACTCAAATGCATACATGCTTGTGTATATACGGGATagtgataaggacaaaataatatGTAACGTGGATGAGAAAGACATAGCCGAACATCTAAGG ATAAGGTTGAAGAAAGAACAAGAAGAGAAAGAGGACAAAAGGAGATATAAGGCACAAGCACACCTCTATACAATTATTAAG GTTGCTCGAGATGAGGATCTGACAGAACAAATTGGAAGGGATATTTATTTTGACCTTGTGGACCATGACAAAGTTCATAGTTTCCGTATTCAGAAACAAATGCCCTTTAATCTTTTCAAG GAGGAGGTTGCAAAAGCGTTTGGCATACCAGTGCAGTTTCAGCGTTTCTGGATTTGGGCCAAGAGACAAAACCACACATATCGCCCCAATCGACCATTGACACCTCAGGAAGAAACACAATCG GTTGGACAATTGAGAGAggtatcaaataaaacaaacaatGCAGAGCTAAAGCTGTTTTTGGAAGTAGCATTTGGGCTG GATCTACGTCCTATTCCTCCGCTTGACAAAACCAAGGAAGatattcttcttttctttaaGCTTTATGAGCCTGAGAAACGAGAACTACG TTTTGTTGGTAGGTTTTTCGTGAAGAGTTCTAGTAAGCCAGCAGAGATTTTAGGAAAATTAAATCAACTGGCTGGTTTTGCCCCTGAGGAAGAAATTGAACTTTATGAG GAAATTAAGTTTGAGCCTTGTATCATGTGCGAACACCTTGACAAGAAGACCTCATTTCGATTAAGTCAG ATTGAAGATGGGGATATTATTTGCTTTCAGAAGTCTACTCCTCTTAAAAGTGAAGAAGAATGTAAATATCCTGATGTTCCTTCGTTTTTGGAATATGTACACAATCGCCAG GTTGTTCATTTCCGTTCTTTGGAGAAACCTAAGGAGGAGGATTTCAGTTTAGAATT GTCAAAGCAACACACTTACGATGATGTGGTGGAGAAGTTGGCTCGCCAAATTGGTTTGGATGATCCCACCAAAATCAGACTCACTGCACATAACTGCTATTCTCAGCAACCTAAGCCTCAACCAATTAAATTTCGGGGAGTAGAGCATTTAACTGATATGTTAGTTCATTACAATCAA AGCTCTGATATTTTGTATTATGAAGTCTTGGACATCCCCCTGCCAGAATTGCAAGGCCTAAAAAATCTAAAAGTTGCTTTTCATCATGCTacaaaagatgag GTGGTGATTCACAATATTAGATTGCCCAAACAGAGCACTGTAGGGGATGTGATTAATGTACTTAAAACGAAG GTAGAACTGTCTCATCCAAACGCAGAACTCCGACTGCTTGAGGTTTTCTATCACAAGATCTACAAG ATCTTCCCACATGGTGAGAAAATTGAGAATATAAATGACCAGTACTGGACTTTGCGTGCAGAGGAG ATtccagaagaagagaaaaacttGGGTCTCCATGATCGCTTGATTCATGTTTACCACTTTACAAAGGACACTGCACAGAACCAGATG CAAGTACAAAATTTTGGGGAACCTTTCTTCTTGGTCATCCATGAAGGTGAAACTTTAGCTGAAGTTAAAGAACGGatacaaaaaaaattgcagGTCCCCGATGAGGAGTTCACCAAG TGGAAGTTTGCATTCTTGTCACTTGGTCGTCCAGAGTACTTGCAGGATTCTGATGTTGTTTCCAGCCGTTTTCAG AGAAGAGATGTTTATGGTGCATGGGAGCAGTACCTTGGGTTGGAGCACTCTGATAATGCTCCTAAGAGAGCTTATGCAGCAAATCAG AACCGTCACACATATGAGAAGCCGGTTAAAATATACAACTAA